From the genome of uncultured Bacteroides sp.:
CGGAAAATCATATCACCACCGTGCTGACGAGCAAATAAATAGTTATATAATGCAGTACGCACACCGCCAATATGTAATGCTCCTGTGGGACTTGGAGCAAAACGAACTCTTACTTTTCTTTCTGTCATATTGTTTTATATAAAATAAAAATCGGAGCAAAATTAATCTATTTTTTCCGAACTACAGCATAACTTTGATGTTTGTATTGGTCTTAATGGTAAAAAATAGTGTTCTTATTGTTTTTTTTTGTATTTTTCGACAAAATTTGAATAAAATGAATAAGTTAAGAAACAAAAAACGTTCTACTTATAAAGATTTGATATTTAAGACCCTGATATTCCTGGCAACAGTGACTGTTATTGTGTACTTTTTACCTCGAAGCGGTAAATTTAACTATCAATTTGATATTAACAAGCCTTGGAAATATGGGCTGTTGACAGCGTCTTTTGACTTCCCAATTTACAAAGATGAAGCCTTGGTTAAGCAAGAACAAGATAGCATAATGAGGTTTTATCAGCCCTACTTAATATACAATCAAAGAATGGAGCAGAATGCTCTGTCGAAACTTAAGTCTGACTATAATGGAAGACTAAAAAGCAAAATGCTTTCAGTCTATTATTACCAGCATATAAATACTGTACTGAAAGGTATTTATAAAAGAGGTGTTGTTCCTAGTGCCGACATGGGCAATCTTAAAAATGAGAATATTCAGACTGTTATGATTGCAGATAAAAAAATGGCTAACGCAAAGCCTTCTGCTGAGCTTTTTACGATAAAAACAGCTTATGAATATTTATTGAAAGCAGACACTATTCATTTTAACAAAGAAATCCTAAGACAATGTGATCTGGATAATTACATTATACCCAATTTAGTTTTTGACAGGAAAAAGTCCGAAGCCGTAAAAGCAGAACTTCTTGGTACAATATCTTGGGCTACCGGACTTGTTCAGTCTGGTCAAAAGATAATTGACAGGGGAGAAATTGTAAACGATCGCACTTTTCATATTTTGGAGTCTCTGCAGAAAGAATCAATAAAAAGAAATGCGTCTGTCAATCAGCAACGTTTTATTTTGCTTGGGCAAGTTCTTTTTGTTAGTATACTTATGTTTTGCTTTATGCTGTTTCTTGATTTATTCAGAAAGGATTATTATCAACAGAAAGGCGGTTTGTCATTGCTATTTACGCTCACTATCTTTTTTTCTGTGATTACAGCTTTTATGGTTAAGTATAACTTTTTCAGTGTTTATATGGTTCCTTATGCCATGTTGCCGATTATTATAAGAATATTCCTTGATTCGCGCACAGCATTTATGACTCATACCTTAACCATCTTAATTTGTTCCATAACCTTGCGTTATCCTTATGAATTTATATTGCTTCAAATGACTGCTGGTCTTATTGCTATATTTAGTTTGAGAGAATTATCTCAGCGGTCACAGTTGTTCCGGTCTGCATTTCTAATAGTTCTTGGTTATGTTCTGCTGAATTTTTCAATGGAACTAATTCATGAAACAGACCTTTCAAAGCTTAATCTAAGCATGTACGTAAATTTCTTTATTAACGGCATATTGTTGCTTTTTGCTTATCCGCTGCTGTTCCTGTTTGAAAAAATCTTTGGATTTACATCTAATGTAACCTTGGTTGAACTTTCGAATATTAATAATCCTTTGTTGCGTAAATTGTCTGAGGTTGCGCCTGGAACATTTCAACATTCAATGCAGGTGGCTAATTTGGCGGCAGAAGCAGCTATCAGGGTAGGGGGTAAAAGCCAGCTGGTGAGAACCGGAGCTCTTTATCATGATATTGGAAAAATGGAAAATCCGGCTTTCTTTACTGAAAACCAATCGGGAGTAAATCCGCATAAGTCATTGAGCTATGAGCAAAGTGCTCAGGTTGTAATTCATCATGTAACGGATGGATTGAAACTTGCCGAAAAGCACAATTTGCCTAAAGTAATTAAAGACTTTATTCGCACTCATCATGGATTAAGTAAGACTAAGTATTTCTATGTGTCATTTAAGAACGAAAATCCCGATAAAGAAGTTAATGAAGAGGTCTTTACTTATCCGGGACCTAATCCTTTTTCTAAGGAAACAGCCATATTGATGATGGCGGATTCAGTAGAAGCGGCTTCTCGTAGTTTGCCTGAATATACAGAAGAATCTATAAGTAATTTAGTTGAGAAGATAATTGATTCACAGATTGTAGATGGATGCTTTAAGTACTGTCCTATTACATTTAGAGACATTGCTACTGTGAAAATTGTTTTTAAAGAGAAACTTCGTACAATTTATCATACGCGTATCAGATATCCGGAATTAATTAATAGAAACGAAGGGGATGATAAATTAAATGCTGTACAGAATAATTAATTCTTCTGTACAAAAGATTTAATTGTTTTGTACAGAAGATTGTTTTCTTTTGTACAAGAGAATTTTATTCTTCGGGCATGTTTTTTAAATATGCCAATAGTCCTTCGCAGGCATCCTCCAGAATATCCAAAACTTTTTCGAATCCAGAAGCACCGCCAAAGTAGGGGTCGGGCACATAATTTGCAGGGATACGTTGGCAAAAATCTGTCATTCGGCCAATTTTCTGCATTGCTTCAATGGATGGTGCCAATTCCTTAAGGTCATCAATATTGCGGTCGTCCATACCTAATATCAGATCGAAATTATCAAAATCGTCACTTCTCACCGGTCGGGAACGACTTACTAAGTTGTACCCTCTTTTTGCAGCATGAGCACGCATTCGCGAATCAGGCAATTCTCCCTGATGATAGCTGAGTATACCGGCAGAGTCTACTTTTATAGTATCGTCTAATCCTTCTCTTTCAAGATAGGTTTGCATAATCCCTTCTGCCAATGGCGAACGACAAATGTTTCCAAGGCATACGAAAAGAATTTTGTATTTTGTTTTTTCGCTCATAAATTAAAATGGGTCTACGTCGTAATACACGATTAATGATTTAAATCGCTCGTCTTCAATCATCTCTTTCTGCACTTGCAATAACAGAGCGCGAGCCTTCTCCATAGATGCATTATATTCAATTTTTACAATAATTTTCTTGATAAAAAGCATCTGAATACGAGCTACCGGAGGATTATCCGGACCCAGTACACGATTTCCAAAAATGCTTCTAAGTCTTTCGGCCATAGTGCGAGCCATTGTGTCAAGCAAGTCGGCATTTCTGTTTTTAAGATATACATAAACCAGTCTGTAATATGGCGGGTATCGAAACATCTGACGTTCTGCTAACTGACTGGCAAACATCTGTTGGTAATCGTTTGCAATTACCTGATGAATAACTGGATGATCTATCGATTTTGTCTGCAATATAACCAAGCCTTGTTTATTCTTTCTTCCGGCTCTTCCTGATACTTGAGCCATTAGCTGATAAGCACGTTCGTAAGAACGGAAGTCCGGATAATTAAGCATTGTATCGGCATTCAGAATACCTACCACACTGACATTATCAAAATCCAGTCCTTTCGAAACCATCTGGGTGCCGATTAGTATATCTGTTTTTCTTTGCTCAAAGTTTGCGATAATCTTCTCGTAAGCTGTGCGGGTTCGGGTCGTATCTAAATCCATGCGGGCAACCCTTGCTTCGGGGAATATATTCTTTATATCATCCTCCACCTTTTCAGTCCCAAATCCACGGTTTACTAGTTCCACACCTTCGCAAGCCGGGCAAGAACGTGGTAACTGATAAGTATAACCGCAATAATGACAGGTGAGCTGATTTATTCCTTTGTGATAAGTAAGACTCACATCGCAGTTTTTACATCTGGGAACCCATCCACAGGTTTTGCATTCAATCATAGGAGCAAATCCTCTTCTGTTTTGGAAAAGAATCACTTGCTCTTTATTCTCTAATGCCTTGCGTACGTGCTCCAATAGAAAAGGAGAAAATTGCCCGTTCATCCGTTTCTTGCGTGCAAGTTCCTTGATATCAACCGGAAGAATTTCGGGTAGCTGAATATCCTTATATCTTTCATTAAGTTCTACTAATCCATATTTCCCTTTTGTGGCATTATAATAGGTTTCAACAGAAGGAGTGGCTGTTCCCAATAATGTTTTTGCTCCATATAATGATGCCAGAACAATTGCGGCATTACGCGCATGGTAACGTGGAGCCGGATCATATTGCTTGTATGTATTTTCGTGTTCCTCATCTACAATTACTAAACCAAGCTTGTGGAATGGCAGAAAAATAGAAGAACGAACACCAAGTATTATATCGTATCCATTGTTTCCCAATTGCTTGCGCCAGATTTCCACCCTCTCTGCATCCGAGAATTTAGAATGGTAAATGCCTAACTTATTACCAAATACTCGTTTTAAACGTTCGGTTATCTGAGTAGTCAGAGCAATTTCCGGAAGTAAATAAAGAACTTGCTTTCCTTCTTTTATTGTTTTTTCTATAAGATGAATATAAATTTCTGTCTTTCCGCTCGATGTTACTCCATGAAGCAGACATACATTCTTCTTTTTAAAGTTAGTAAGAATCTCCTGGTAAGCCTGTTGCTGATATTCATTAAGCGGATTAATTTCCAAAATAGGCTTCTCTGAAGTATCCAAACGGCCGATTTCTTGTTTATAAACCTCAAAAATATTTTTATCGACCAGGCTGTTAAGAGCAGCAGGTAAAGCATCTGCTTTCTTCATCAGATCCTTTTTACTTACCTCCTTGATGCTTTTGCTGCTATGAAAATGAGATAGCTCCAGATACTTCATCAAAAGAGCGAGTTGTTTCTGGGCGCGTTCCAACTCATCGAAGATTTTCTGTAGATTGGTTTCTTCTTTTGCAAAGTCAGTTAAACGAACCCGGATT
Proteins encoded in this window:
- a CDS encoding HDIG domain-containing metalloprotein yields the protein MNKLRNKKRSTYKDLIFKTLIFLATVTVIVYFLPRSGKFNYQFDINKPWKYGLLTASFDFPIYKDEALVKQEQDSIMRFYQPYLIYNQRMEQNALSKLKSDYNGRLKSKMLSVYYYQHINTVLKGIYKRGVVPSADMGNLKNENIQTVMIADKKMANAKPSAELFTIKTAYEYLLKADTIHFNKEILRQCDLDNYIIPNLVFDRKKSEAVKAELLGTISWATGLVQSGQKIIDRGEIVNDRTFHILESLQKESIKRNASVNQQRFILLGQVLFVSILMFCFMLFLDLFRKDYYQQKGGLSLLFTLTIFFSVITAFMVKYNFFSVYMVPYAMLPIIIRIFLDSRTAFMTHTLTILICSITLRYPYEFILLQMTAGLIAIFSLRELSQRSQLFRSAFLIVLGYVLLNFSMELIHETDLSKLNLSMYVNFFINGILLLFAYPLLFLFEKIFGFTSNVTLVELSNINNPLLRKLSEVAPGTFQHSMQVANLAAEAAIRVGGKSQLVRTGALYHDIGKMENPAFFTENQSGVNPHKSLSYEQSAQVVIHHVTDGLKLAEKHNLPKVIKDFIRTHHGLSKTKYFYVSFKNENPDKEVNEEVFTYPGPNPFSKETAILMMADSVEAASRSLPEYTEESISNLVEKIIDSQIVDGCFKYCPITFRDIATVKIVFKEKLRTIYHTRIRYPELINRNEGDDKLNAVQNN
- a CDS encoding low molecular weight protein-tyrosine-phosphatase, whose translation is MSEKTKYKILFVCLGNICRSPLAEGIMQTYLEREGLDDTIKVDSAGILSYHQGELPDSRMRAHAAKRGYNLVSRSRPVRSDDFDNFDLILGMDDRNIDDLKELAPSIEAMQKIGRMTDFCQRIPANYVPDPYFGGASGFEKVLDILEDACEGLLAYLKNMPEE
- the priA gene encoding primosomal protein N', which gives rise to MKKFADVILPLPLPKCFTYSIPEDIANDIKIGCRIIVPFGRKKFYTAIVYNIHYYAPQGYEIKEVSTILDSEPILLPLQFKFWEWISSYYLCTQGDVYKAALPSGLKLESETIVEYNPDFDYSVQLSEKEQILINLMENKTEQSVTLLEKESGLKNILPTIKSLLDKEAIFIKEELKRNYQPKVEIRVRLTDFAKEETNLQKIFDELERAQKQLALLMKYLELSHFHSSKSIKEVSKKDLMKKADALPAALNSLVDKNIFEVYKQEIGRLDTSEKPILEINPLNEYQQQAYQEILTNFKKKNVCLLHGVTSSGKTEIYIHLIEKTIKEGKQVLYLLPEIALTTQITERLKRVFGNKLGIYHSKFSDAERVEIWRKQLGNNGYDIILGVRSSIFLPFHKLGLVIVDEEHENTYKQYDPAPRYHARNAAIVLASLYGAKTLLGTATPSVETYYNATKGKYGLVELNERYKDIQLPEILPVDIKELARKKRMNGQFSPFLLEHVRKALENKEQVILFQNRRGFAPMIECKTCGWVPRCKNCDVSLTYHKGINQLTCHYCGYTYQLPRSCPACEGVELVNRGFGTEKVEDDIKNIFPEARVARMDLDTTRTRTAYEKIIANFEQRKTDILIGTQMVSKGLDFDNVSVVGILNADTMLNYPDFRSYERAYQLMAQVSGRAGRKNKQGLVILQTKSIDHPVIHQVIANDYQQMFASQLAERQMFRYPPYYRLVYVYLKNRNADLLDTMARTMAERLRSIFGNRVLGPDNPPVARIQMLFIKKIIVKIEYNASMEKARALLLQVQKEMIEDERFKSLIVYYDVDPF